In Streptomyces sp. NBC_01717, one DNA window encodes the following:
- a CDS encoding VOC family protein, with amino-acid sequence MKLTEPVSGGPCWVELSTPDIAAAKAFYAALFGWRSETDPREEAGGYTLAHLGDERVAALSPVYQPGQPPAWTVSFATEDTDATVDKVTATGGSQLVGPMDVFDQGRFAVVADPTGAVFSLWQGRAFAGADLLNEPGALGWVELVTREADAALSFYPAVFGWTVTASETYPQWGVDGADFGGMLVMDDKFPPEAPPNWLPYFAVTDVDATAATAQGAGGQLMMPPASVPGGPRIAVVRDPQGAVFGIYLAGEEG; translated from the coding sequence ATGAAGCTCACCGAACCGGTGTCCGGTGGCCCCTGCTGGGTCGAGCTCAGCACGCCCGACATCGCGGCAGCCAAGGCGTTCTACGCGGCGCTCTTCGGCTGGCGGTCCGAGACCGACCCGCGCGAGGAGGCCGGCGGCTACACGCTGGCGCACCTCGGTGATGAGCGCGTCGCCGCACTCAGCCCTGTCTATCAGCCGGGCCAGCCGCCGGCCTGGACGGTCTCGTTCGCCACCGAGGACACGGACGCCACGGTCGACAAGGTGACGGCGACAGGCGGCTCGCAGCTGGTCGGCCCGATGGACGTCTTCGACCAGGGGAGGTTCGCGGTGGTCGCGGACCCCACCGGCGCGGTGTTCTCGCTGTGGCAGGGCCGCGCCTTCGCGGGCGCCGACCTGCTGAACGAGCCGGGCGCGCTCGGCTGGGTCGAACTCGTCACCCGAGAGGCCGATGCCGCCCTCTCCTTCTACCCGGCGGTCTTCGGCTGGACGGTCACCGCGTCGGAGACATACCCGCAGTGGGGCGTGGACGGCGCCGATTTCGGCGGCATGCTGGTGATGGACGACAAGTTCCCGCCCGAGGCACCGCCGAATTGGCTGCCCTACTTCGCGGTGACCGACGTCGACGCGACCGCGGCCACCGCACAGGGCGCGGGCGGCCAGCTGATGATGCCGCCGGCGAGCGTCCCGGGCGGACCACGGATCGCGGTGGTGCGTGACCCGCAGGGCGCGGTCTTCGGCATCTACCTGGCGGGCGAGGAAGGCTAA
- the pcaB gene encoding 3-carboxy-cis,cis-muconate cycloisomerase — MYESDAGLLAPGRAGSPAEATTGDSAFLQAMLDAEAALTRAQSACGLAPAEAGRAVTETADAGRFDVRDLALRARSGGNPVIPLVVDLMAAVPEDARPYVHRGATSQDILDTAAMLVASRTLATVLDDLERAAGEVARHATTHRDTQMAGRTLTQHAVPTTFGLKAAGWRALILDARDRLTAVRASLPAQLGGAAGTLAAFSAFSAPAQEDTEEQEETDGQEETDGHEEVDLLALVAAYARELGLAEPVLPWHTLRTPIADLAGALAFTAGALGKMAADVLTLSRTEIGEVEEEEGGDSSALPHKANPVHATLIAAAARRAPGLAATLYGSLAAEDERPAGAWHAEWEPLRDLLRLVGGAARDGAALAAGLRVVPYAMRENLQLTDGLIVSERLAAVFADRIGRARAREVLAAAAERAHSETTDLADVLFDVLREEPELAGLDLAELTDPTRYTGSAGPLTDRALERR, encoded by the coding sequence ATGTACGAGAGCGATGCAGGCCTGCTCGCCCCCGGGCGGGCCGGCTCCCCCGCCGAGGCCACCACCGGCGACAGCGCCTTCCTTCAGGCGATGCTCGACGCCGAGGCCGCACTGACCCGCGCCCAGTCCGCCTGCGGACTCGCCCCCGCCGAAGCAGGGCGTGCGGTGACGGAGACGGCGGACGCCGGACGCTTCGACGTACGCGATCTGGCGCTGCGGGCCCGCTCCGGCGGCAACCCGGTCATCCCCCTCGTCGTGGACCTCATGGCGGCGGTTCCCGAGGACGCCCGGCCGTATGTGCACCGGGGTGCGACCAGCCAGGACATCCTCGACACGGCCGCGATGCTGGTCGCCTCGCGGACGCTGGCAACGGTTCTCGACGATCTGGAACGCGCGGCGGGCGAGGTGGCACGGCACGCGACCACGCACCGTGACACACAGATGGCGGGGCGCACACTCACCCAGCACGCCGTGCCGACCACGTTCGGGCTGAAGGCTGCGGGATGGCGTGCGCTGATCCTCGACGCCAGGGACCGGCTGACTGCGGTACGGGCCTCGCTGCCCGCCCAACTGGGTGGCGCGGCAGGCACATTGGCGGCCTTCTCCGCCTTCTCCGCCCCCGCACAAGAGGACACCGAAGAGCAGGAGGAGACCGACGGGCAGGAGGAGACCGACGGGCACGAGGAGGTCGACCTGCTTGCTCTGGTCGCCGCCTACGCACGCGAACTCGGGCTGGCGGAACCGGTGTTGCCCTGGCACACCCTGCGTACCCCGATCGCCGATCTCGCCGGTGCGCTCGCCTTCACCGCGGGCGCTCTCGGCAAGATGGCCGCCGATGTGCTCACGCTCTCCCGCACCGAGATCGGCGAGGTCGAGGAGGAAGAGGGTGGCGATTCGTCGGCGTTGCCGCACAAGGCGAATCCGGTGCACGCCACGCTGATCGCGGCGGCCGCCCGCCGCGCCCCGGGCCTGGCGGCCACCCTGTACGGCTCGCTGGCCGCCGAGGACGAGCGGCCCGCCGGGGCGTGGCACGCAGAGTGGGAGCCGCTGCGCGATCTGCTGCGGCTCGTCGGCGGCGCGGCGCGCGACGGCGCCGCGCTCGCGGCCGGACTGCGGGTCGTCCCGTACGCCATGCGGGAGAACCTACAGCTCACCGACGGTCTGATCGTCTCGGAGCGACTGGCTGCCGTGTTCGCCGACCGGATCGGGCGGGCGCGGGCCAGGGAGGTGCTCGCAGCCGCGGCGGAGCGTGCTCACTCCGAGACGACGGACCTCGCCGATGTGCTCTTCGACGTCCTGCGCGAGGAACCCGAGCTCGCCGGGCTCGATCTGGCGGAACTGACCGACCCCACCCGGTACACCGGGTCCGCGGGCCCTCTCACCGACCGGGCACTGGAACGCCGATGA
- a CDS encoding GNAT family N-acetyltransferase — MPYLVPPHIPSGRLAEGAQPALPVAGDLLLRPWERTDAPAVLAAFSDPAIQRWHLRRADSGDEARDWIEQWQDAWHAETGVHWAVVRPKDGAPDGAEELLGRISLRSLMLGIGQAECAYWTLPAARGQGVAPRSVAAVARWAFDEVGFERLELAHSVMNEASCRVATKSGFALEGTRRRGHLHADGWHDMHIHARIRGDGARVVAGRGARPDGPQR, encoded by the coding sequence ATGCCCTACCTGGTGCCGCCCCACATCCCTTCCGGCCGTCTCGCGGAAGGTGCGCAGCCCGCCCTGCCGGTCGCCGGCGATCTGCTCCTGCGACCGTGGGAGCGCACCGACGCCCCCGCCGTTCTCGCCGCCTTCTCGGACCCGGCGATCCAACGCTGGCACCTGCGGCGGGCCGACTCCGGGGACGAGGCCCGTGACTGGATCGAACAGTGGCAGGACGCCTGGCACGCCGAGACCGGTGTCCACTGGGCGGTCGTCCGCCCGAAGGACGGCGCGCCGGACGGAGCCGAGGAACTGCTCGGACGGATCTCGCTCCGCTCGCTGATGCTGGGCATCGGACAGGCCGAATGCGCCTACTGGACCCTGCCCGCCGCCCGCGGGCAGGGCGTCGCACCAAGGTCCGTGGCCGCCGTGGCGCGCTGGGCCTTCGACGAGGTCGGCTTCGAGCGTCTGGAACTCGCCCACTCGGTCATGAACGAGGCGTCCTGCCGCGTCGCGACCAAGTCGGGTTTCGCGCTGGAGGGCACCCGGCGGCGGGGCCATCTGCACGCCGACGGCTGGCACGACATGCACATCCATGCCCGGATCCGGGGCGACGGGGCGAGGGTCGTCGCCGGTCGGGGTGCCCGCCCCGACGGCCCTCAGCGGTGA
- a CDS encoding phospholipid scramblase-related protein yields MTTHSNVSAGWYPDPHGAPQLLRYWDGSQWTEHTNPAGGQQPQAPAQGQVPQQQAAPQYQQAPAQPQAAPQQFAPQQVAQPQQGGVPGGASLFNQQVLVVNQKAKLIEVTNEYSVFDQHGNTIGSVIQVGQSALRKVLRFVSSIDQYLTHKLEIRDAYGQPQLLLTRPAKFIKSRVVVQRPDGSPVGEIVQQNAIGKINFAIMVDGQKIGAIKAENWRAWNFAIVDHNDAEIARITKTWEGLAKTLFTTADNYVLQIHYQLPEPLLSLVVATALTVDTALKQDARGLG; encoded by the coding sequence GTGACAACGCACTCGAACGTATCTGCGGGCTGGTATCCGGACCCTCATGGCGCGCCCCAGCTGCTGCGCTACTGGGACGGCTCCCAGTGGACCGAGCACACCAACCCGGCCGGCGGACAGCAGCCTCAGGCGCCGGCCCAGGGGCAGGTTCCCCAGCAGCAGGCAGCCCCCCAGTATCAGCAGGCCCCCGCTCAGCCGCAGGCCGCGCCGCAGCAGTTCGCCCCTCAGCAGGTGGCGCAGCCTCAGCAGGGTGGTGTCCCCGGCGGCGCCTCTCTCTTCAACCAGCAGGTCCTGGTCGTGAACCAGAAGGCCAAGCTGATCGAGGTGACGAACGAGTACAGCGTCTTCGACCAGCACGGCAACACGATCGGCTCGGTCATCCAGGTCGGCCAGAGCGCGCTGCGCAAGGTGCTGCGGTTCGTCTCCAGCATCGACCAGTACCTCACCCACAAGCTCGAGATCCGTGACGCGTACGGTCAGCCGCAGCTGCTCCTGACCCGCCCGGCGAAGTTCATCAAGTCCAGGGTCGTCGTGCAGCGCCCGGACGGCAGCCCCGTCGGCGAGATCGTCCAGCAGAACGCCATCGGCAAGATCAACTTCGCCATCATGGTCGACGGTCAGAAGATCGGTGCCATCAAGGCGGAGAACTGGCGCGCCTGGAACTTCGCGATCGTCGACCACAACGACGCGGAGATCGCCCGGATCACCAAGACCTGGGAAGGCCTCGCGAAGACGCTGTTCACGACGGCGGACAACTACGTGCTGCAGATCCACTACCAGCTGCCCGAGCCGCTGCTGAGCCTCGTCGTGGCAACGGCACTGACCGTGGACACCGCCCTCAAGCAGGACGCCCGCGGCCTCGGCTGA
- a CDS encoding DUF3105 domain-containing protein, translating to MASAKKQHSPAAARRAKLEEARRKERARERRSRIITIAASIAVVAGLVAGGGYLMSAADEQDQAEAQAKSSPVRGERSWDKLTQNHVQKKVDYPMNPPVGGDHNPVWMNCDADVYTAPVPNENAVHSLEHGAVWVTYNEKAKPADIEKFADRVARTPYSLMSPVKDQDAPLILSAWGKQVSVKSATDARVAQFFTKYVQGPQTPEPGAACTGGIAR from the coding sequence ATGGCTTCCGCCAAGAAGCAGCACAGCCCTGCCGCCGCGCGCCGCGCCAAGCTGGAGGAGGCCCGCCGCAAGGAGCGGGCCCGCGAGCGCCGTAGCCGCATCATCACCATCGCCGCATCCATTGCCGTCGTCGCCGGACTCGTCGCGGGCGGCGGCTATCTGATGTCCGCCGCCGACGAGCAGGACCAGGCCGAGGCGCAGGCCAAGTCCTCCCCCGTCCGGGGCGAACGGAGCTGGGACAAGCTCACCCAGAACCATGTCCAGAAGAAGGTCGACTACCCGATGAACCCGCCGGTCGGCGGCGACCACAACCCGGTGTGGATGAACTGCGACGCCGACGTCTACACCGCGCCGGTCCCGAACGAGAACGCCGTCCACTCGCTGGAGCACGGCGCCGTCTGGGTCACGTACAACGAGAAGGCGAAGCCCGCCGACATCGAGAAGTTCGCCGACCGCGTCGCCAGGACGCCGTACTCCCTCATGAGCCCGGTGAAGGACCAGGACGCCCCGCTGATCCTCAGCGCCTGGGGCAAGCAGGTATCCGTGAAGAGTGCGACCGACGCACGCGTCGCGCAGTTCTTCACCAAGTACGTCCAGGGACCGCAGACTCCGGAGCCGGGCGCCGCGTGCACCGGCGGGATCGCCCGGTGA